In the genome of Streptomyces sp. SAI-127, the window GCCGGTCGGGGCCGCCGTAGCGGGACAGGGCGTACGCGGCGAACCAGTCGTCGAGGTCCACGGTGCCGGGCGTCCAGGCCAGGTCGGTGAGGAGGGCGAGCGCGGGCGCGTTGTTGTCCGCTCCCTCGGGCATCGCCGCGATACCGGCGAGCGCACTGTCCTTCTTGTCACGCCACTTGGGGTACTGCTCCACCCAGTCCGGGGCGTTGGCGCCGATCGGGGTGTGGCCGCCGAAGTTCCAGATGCTGCCGAAGGCGTACGGGGTGCCGCCCCAGTCGCTCTCCCGGTCCGTGACGGTGGTGTAGCGGTCCGACAGGCCGTCCACGATCAGCATCCGGCTCTTGTCGACTCCGTCCAGCAGTTCCTTGGCCGGGTTGTTCTGCCAGCCGAGGATCGCCCAGACGGCGCCCGGGTGGGCCTTCTGCAGTGCCGCCTCGACGGCCCCCGCGGCCTCGCCCACCGGCACGTCACCGGCGTTGCCGCCCTCGTGCAGCAGGTCCATCTTGTACATCGTGCTCTCGCCGAGCCGTTCCTTCTGGGCACGGTAGAAAGTGGCGGCCACGTCCTCGAAGGCCGTGGTGCGCGGGTCGAGCCAGTCGGGGCGTTTGAAGGCGCCCCAGGAGCCCTGCGCCACCACGGTCGCGTCGCCGCCGTGCTTGGCGGGGAAGTCGTCCGGGACGCTGCCGTAGTAGCCCGGCAGAACCGGCTTCATGCCCAGTTCACGGATCCGGTCGACGATCTTCTCGGCGAGCACGGCACGCTTCTCGATGAGCTGCCGGGACACGGGCCCGCCGAAGCCCGACATGTTCTGCAGCAGCCACCAGGGCTGGTGGGCCGGGGCCGGGATCCAGGCGCGCATCTCGGCGTCGGTGTAGCCGAACTGACGGAACGTGTCGTAGTAGACGGCGTCGCCACCGATGTAGACGAGGACCCGGTTGACCCCGTGCACGGCCAGCACGTCCAACTCGTACTGCCAGGCGTCCCAGTCGCGGTAGGCGCCGGTGTATCCCTCGTTGGTGTCGTTGAAGGCGAAGCGGTGCGGCACGTTGGCCGTTCCCGTGATCTCCGTGGCGGGCGCCGGGAGGGTCCGCGGCAGGTTCAACTGCTCGCCGGTCCAGGAGACGGAGGCGTGCGCGGTCCGCCTCAGGTAGGTGTGGAGGCCCGCGAGCAGCACGGCGGGGCTGGTGCCCTCCACCGTGATCTGCCCGGCCCGGCCGGTGACCCGGAAGCGGTCGGTGACGTCCTTGACGGCCCGCAGGATGAGTTGCTGGTAGTGGTCGGGAAGCAGACGCTTCAGCGCGGCCGCGGCGGGCGCGGTGTCGAACAGGGCGCCGTCGGCCGCGTACGCGTTCTGCGGCAGGGGCAGCAGCGCGGCGCCGCCCAGCGCCACCGCGCCCGTGAGGATCTGTCTGCGGGTGACGCCTGGGAGGTCGAGGTCACCTCGGTTGTCGTGCATGAACGTCCTTCCGGCCGAGCTCAGTTGATCGTCGTGATCGTCATGGCGAAGATGTGCAGGGCGGGGGCGCCCGCTTGGACGCCGTCGCTGACCTTGGGCAGGACCACGGAACGCAGTTCCTTCCCGGCTGTCAGATCGACGCCGAAGGTGAACAGGCTGACGGGGTTGTCGTCACGGCCGGAGCTGATGTGGCGGTAGGGCAGCACCACCGCGGCGGAGGCGTTCGCGCCGTACCAGTCGGGGACGGCGACCGAGAACGCCTGCTCGGTGCCGTCGGCGTAGACGACCTTCCCGTCACCCTTGCCGTCGCCCCACGTGCTGGTGCCGAGGAAGGACAACCGGGAACCGGAACCGGACAACAGCACGGTCTGGCCGTAGGAGATGACGTTGTCGTTGCTCCCGGGCCGGGTGTCCGGCCAGGTGAAGGGCACCCCGTCGTAGGTGACCGTGGCACCCGGGGTCAGCCCCACCGACGCCAGCGCCTCGGCGGACAGGCTGGAGTTCGAGCCGTCGATGTTCGCGACGGTGAGGGCGTCCTCGGTGGAGATCCCCGCGTTGTCGAAGGCCTTCGGCAACGAGCGGTACGGCAGCAGGGCCGAGGAGGTGGTGCGAGTGCAGTCGGAGCCGTGCGGGTGCACGTCGAAGAGGGCGTGCGCGGTGAACACGACCCGGCCCTCGGCCTCGGCGGCGAGCCGGGTCCGCCAGGTGCGGGTCACCGACCGTCCGGGCGCGAGATCGCCCAGGCCGTCCTGTTCGGCGGAGTCGTCCACGGCGAGATAGAGCACGGTGCTGCGCAGCGCGATCCTGGTGGAGTTGGTGAGGGTGGCCGTCAGGGTCACGGTCTTGCCGGCCTCGGGTGCGGCCGGCGTGACGGTGAGCGAGACGGGAGGCGAGAGGAAGTCCTCCTCGGGACGGTAGGCGGTCACGACGCCTCCACGGTGAAGTGGTCGAACACGGCCTGGACCGTCGTGCCGGGATAGTTGAGGTTCACGGCGCTCGCCACCACACCCGCGTCCAGGGCGCCGCTCGCGGAGGGCACGGTCGCGCTCGCGATCTCGTTCCAGGAAAGACCGTTGTTGGTACTGGTGTACGCGGTGCACGTCGTGCCGTCACGGTCCAGGCGCAGCCAGGCGGGATGGGTGGAAGCGCCGCCGCCGGCCCAGGTGTCGAGGTGTCCGTCGCCGTCGCTGTCGGTCATGAACTCCACGCCGTACGACTTCGACATGGTGAGTACGGCGTAGCCGCCCTTCTCCGGCGCGGTCAGGTCGTTGGCGACGGCGATGCCGTACTTCGCGGTGGGGTTGTCGCTGCCGGTGAGGCTGACCGTCTCGACCTGCACCACGCTCGACTCGGCGGCGGAGCCGGGAAGGAGGATGCCTGCCTTCTCGTCGGTGCCTCCGGAGAAGTCGCGGCCTCCCGCCCAGATCACCAACTGGCTGCCGTACTGCCCGAACTTCGCGTCGTCGGTCGTGGCGAACGTCCGGTAAGGGTCCCGCACCTCGTTGGGCTCGTAGGGCACGGTGAACGTCTTCGCGGACCGCGCGCAGTCGCTGCTGTGCTCGTCGACGTCGAAGACCACGTGCGCGGTGAACGACACGTCCCCGGCCACGTCGGCCGGGATCGCCGTCTCCCAGCGCCGGGTTGTCTTCGCGCCGGGCCGCAGGTCGCCGAGCGGGATGGTCTTCGCCGCCGTGGTGGCCCGGGGGTTGATCAGATGGAGCACGGCGTTGAGGAGGGGGAAAGGACAGTCGTTGGTGAGGACCGCCGTGGCGGTGACCGTGTCACCGCCCGCCGGCTCGGCCGGCTGCGAGGTGACGGTGAGGGTGGGGCCCAGGGCGTCGAACTGGGTACCGTTGCTGATTCCCATGCCGCTCACCGGGCCCAGTCGACGGTG includes:
- a CDS encoding beta-glucosidase, with the protein product MTAYRPEEDFLSPPVSLTVTPAAPEAGKTVTLTATLTNSTRIALRSTVLYLAVDDSAEQDGLGDLAPGRSVTRTWRTRLAAEAEGRVVFTAHALFDVHPHGSDCTRTTSSALLPYRSLPKAFDNAGISTEDALTVANIDGSNSSLSAEALASVGLTPGATVTYDGVPFTWPDTRPGSNDNVISYGQTVLLSGSGSRLSFLGTSTWGDGKGDGKVVYADGTEQAFSVAVPDWYGANASAAVVLPYRHISSGRDDNPVSLFTFGVDLTAGKELRSVVLPKVSDGVQAGAPALHIFAMTITTIN